From Candidatus Stygibacter australis, a single genomic window includes:
- a CDS encoding FlgD immunoglobulin-like domain containing protein — protein MRKLVISFVFILLISELFCCTLGVINGSATADGRPIIWKSREAGNNVHVTHEDGYTYEYIGSGNSGSEYVWMGMNETGLAIANALSGDLQRLPGNGDCMLQALRNYSTVAEFLTFLDSTNVSGRETHTNYVMMDATGAAVVLEVAPNDYWLYDTADTQYGFLIRDNFSIAGGGTPTFRYTMMNHVLADLAEAGPIEWEDIFPQILRGFYDEEENLLDVPFEDRWSINSNYGYLSTAYSNNGNSFSSVALMHGSTPNEPAWLSTMWTNLGVPVSGIALPYWAVCPSVPQPASGSPSVPLTDRATQIRQLIYNATPANFADSWLLRNPNGTGYWDVARAYEEEHFAQINELREQWINDPPTINELQALEIQICNEGYQVVMDWQPEYNYLPDFICDTTIGEVPLTVHFEDHTLHAPDSLAWDFDADGIIDSILTDSLGYGAEYTYTEPGIYSPVFYAWHDTVLDSVQAEDLITVEYPDVTYLTASKDTIVCDLDDELDEEITIYNTGDYPVTLQDIYFTTLDGYPHPEPVLFYWSFIDELELPLVMAAGDSCEILVSPELIFREYWGETMIFEADLDTLNIPCLYDEDLWNIGDEDEDTIAPAKPYLRNYPNPFNPNTTVSFYVPQSGMVELAIYNQKGQKVSTLLDQVMDKGDNEITWSGKNDQGESCSSGIYLIKLSMDDQTRLITRCLLLK, from the coding sequence ATGAGGAAGTTGGTTATAAGTTTTGTATTTATCCTATTGATCAGTGAATTATTCTGCTGTACATTAGGCGTGATCAATGGTTCTGCTACAGCAGATGGGCGTCCCATAATCTGGAAATCAAGAGAAGCAGGGAATAATGTGCATGTGACGCATGAAGATGGCTATACTTATGAATATATAGGCTCAGGTAATAGCGGATCAGAATATGTGTGGATGGGTATGAATGAGACGGGTCTGGCAATTGCAAATGCCCTTTCTGGTGATCTGCAAAGATTACCCGGCAATGGAGACTGCATGCTGCAGGCTTTGCGCAATTATTCTACAGTGGCAGAATTTCTTACCTTTCTGGACAGCACAAATGTGTCTGGTAGAGAAACGCACACTAATTATGTGATGATGGATGCCACGGGAGCTGCTGTGGTACTGGAAGTGGCACCTAATGATTATTGGCTTTATGATACCGCTGATACGCAATATGGCTTTCTGATCAGGGATAATTTTTCTATCGCAGGTGGAGGAACTCCTACCTTCAGATATACGATGATGAATCATGTACTTGCGGATCTTGCTGAAGCTGGTCCTATAGAATGGGAAGATATATTTCCTCAGATACTCAGGGGGTTTTATGACGAAGAAGAAAACCTGCTGGATGTACCCTTTGAAGACAGGTGGAGTATTAATTCCAATTATGGCTATCTTTCCACTGCCTATAGTAATAATGGTAACAGCTTTTCATCAGTAGCCCTGATGCATGGCTCAACCCCAAATGAACCTGCCTGGCTAAGCACCATGTGGACGAATCTGGGAGTACCTGTCAGCGGGATTGCCCTCCCCTATTGGGCAGTTTGCCCCTCAGTACCTCAGCCGGCATCAGGCAGTCCATCTGTTCCATTAACTGATCGGGCTACCCAGATCAGGCAATTGATCTATAATGCGACGCCAGCGAACTTTGCAGACTCCTGGTTATTACGGAACCCAAATGGTACCGGTTACTGGGATGTGGCAAGGGCTTATGAAGAAGAACACTTTGCCCAGATAAATGAATTGAGGGAGCAGTGGATAAATGATCCACCTACTATCAATGAACTGCAGGCACTGGAAATTCAGATCTGCAATGAAGGCTATCAAGTGGTGATGGACTGGCAGCCGGAATATAACTATCTGCCGGACTTTATCTGCGATACCACTATTGGTGAAGTGCCTTTAACTGTACACTTTGAAGATCACACTCTGCATGCTCCAGATTCACTTGCCTGGGATTTTGATGCTGATGGTATCATTGATTCCATTCTCACAGATAGTTTAGGGTATGGAGCAGAATATACTTATACTGAACCAGGAATATACTCACCGGTTTTTTATGCCTGGCATGATACCGTGCTGGACTCAGTGCAGGCAGAAGACCTGATCACTGTGGAATATCCTGATGTTACTTATTTGACAGCTTCTAAAGATACTATCGTGTGTGATCTTGATGATGAGCTTGATGAAGAAATCACTATCTATAATACTGGTGATTATCCTGTGACTTTGCAGGATATCTATTTCACGACCTTAGATGGTTATCCACACCCTGAGCCGGTTCTATTCTATTGGAGTTTTATTGATGAACTCGAGCTGCCTTTGGTAATGGCTGCGGGAGACAGTTGTGAAATATTGGTCTCTCCAGAATTGATATTTCGTGAATATTGGGGTGAAACAATGATCTTTGAAGCTGATCTGGATACCCTTAATATTCCCTGCCTTTATGATGAAGATCTGTGGAATATTGGTGATGAAGATGAAGATACCATTGCACCAGCAAAACCATACCTCAGGAATTATCCTAATCCTTTTAATCCCAACACAACGGTATCGTTCTACGTACCACAATCTGGCATGGTGGAACTTGCTATTTATAACCAGAAGGGTCAGAAAGTGAGTACTCTGCTTGATCAGGTTATGGATAAGGGAGATAATGAAATTACCTGGTCAGGAAAAAATGATCAGGGTGAAAGTTGCAGTTCGGGTATTTACCTGATCAAACTCAGCATGGATGATCAAACCAGGCTTATCACAAGGTGTCTTCTTCTGAAATAG